TCGGCGATGTAGCGGTTCTCCGCGATCACCATCGCCACCGGCTCGCCCACGTAGCGCACCACCTGGTCGGCCATGGGCATCTGAAGGAAATTCTCCATGCCCGGCAGCGGGCAGGTGCGTTGCGGAATGGCCTTGGCCAAAGCCGCGATGTCGGCGTAGGTGATCACCTTCACCACGCCCGGCAGTTCCAGTGCCGCGCTCGCGTCGATGCTCAGTACCGTGGCGTGCGCCATCGGGCTGCGCACCACCACGGCGTGCAGCATGCCGGGGCGTTTCACGTCGTCGACGTAGCGTCCGCGCCCGGTCAACAGGCGCGTGTCTTCGCTGCGCTCGACCGCACGGCCGATCATGGTGTCGCTCACGCTGCGCCTCCGTTCTTGCCCGCCTGGCGCGCTTGCGCGGTGGCCACGATGGCGTCGACGATCGGGATGTAGCCGGTGCAGCGGCAGATGTTGCCGGAGATGGCTTCGCAGGCCTCTTCACGGGTCGGGCACGGCGTGCGTTCCAGGAAGGCGTGCGCCGTGGTCACCATGCCCGAAGTGCAGAAGCCGCACTGCAGCGCGTGGTGCTTGCGGAAGTTGGCTTGCAGGTCGGTGAGCCCTTCGGGTTTCGACAGGCCTTCGACCGTGGTGACCTCGCAGCCCTCGGCCTGCACCGCGAACATCAGGCACGCGCGCATCGGTTCCTGGTTGACCAGGATGGTGCAAGCGCCGCAGACCCCGTGCTCGCAGCCCAGGTGGGTGCCGGTGAGGTTGAGGTGGTCGCGCAGAAAGTCGGCCAGCGTGAGGCGGGCTTCAACCTGGGCGTCGACGGCCTGGCCGTTGACGCGCATCTGGATGTGAACCGAATCGGTCATGTGTGTGTTCTCCGTTTCAGCTCTCAGGACGACAGCGCCTGGCGCAGCACGCGCCCCATGAGCGTGTGCACCAGTTCCTTGCGGTACTCGGCCGAGGCGTGGTGGTCGCTCATCGGGTCCACCGCATCGCGCGCGGCTTCGGCCACGGCGTCAATGGCGTTGTCGGTCACGACGCGGCCCACCAGCAGGCCGGGTGCGGCCTCGACCACCATCGGGCGGGCCGTGGCGGCAAACACCACGCAGCGTGCGCGGGTGCAGCGGCCGCCGGCGTCCAGCTCCAGCGTGCAGATCGCGCCGGTCATGGCGAAGTCGCCCATGCGGCGCGAGACTTCTTCAAAGCCCCAGCGGCGCTCGGACGGCCAAGCCGGGAACTCCACGGCGACGACGAGTTCGCCCGGTTGCAGGTCGGTGGTGTAGACGTCTTGCGTGAAATCCTCGGCCTTGATGCGGCGCTCGCCCTGCGCGCCCGCGACCACGATGATGGCTTCCAGCGCAATGCACACCGCCTGCCATTCGGCCGCCGGATCGGCGTGCGCCAGGCTGCCACCGATGGTGCCGCGGTTGCGGATCTGCGGGTGCGCCACGAAGCGCATCACCGCCGGGATCAGCGGCATGCGGCGCTGGAGCAGTTCGCTGCGCTCGAACGCCGCGTGCGGCGTGAGGGCGCCGGCCTGGATGGCGCCGTTGGGCAACTCACGGATGCCGCGCAAGCTCTCCAGGCGGCGCAGGTCGACCAGCACCTCGGGCGCGGCCAGGCGCATGTTCATCGCCGGCATCAGGCTCTGGCCGCCGGCGATCACCTTGGCGCTATCCCCCAGCTCGGCCAGTCGGCGCAAGGCCTCGTCCAGCGTCGAGGGGGCTTCGTATTGGAATCTGGGGGGTTTCATGGATCTCTCGGGCCTGAGCAGGCCTTAGATGGGCACGTTGACGGCGTCGTAGGTGAACAGCCACTCGTAGCGCTCGCGGATGCGAGCCGGATCCCATTCGACCGACGTGTAGTTGTCCGCCTGAACGGGGTCCGCCAGTTGTGCGTTGTGAAAGCGCGTGAGGTTCGCGGAAGATTGATCGACGATGCGCGTGGTGCGCTCGATGCGGGCGTTATCGTAGCGTTGCAGCGCGGCCACGGGATTGGCTGCGCCGGCTTCGAGGGCTCGCGCCAGCACCAGACCGTCTTCGATCGCCATGTTCGCGCCCTGCGCGAGGTAGGGCAGGGTCGAGTGGCAGGCGTCGCCCAGCAGCGTGACGCGGCCATAGCTCCACTGCTTCATGGTTGGGTGCAGGAACAGGGCCCACTTGAAGTGGTGTTCGATGTTCTCCACCATCAGCTGCACATCCGGGTGCCAGCCCACGTAGTCGGCCCTGCACTCCTCGAGCGTGCCGGCTTCGGTCCAGGACTCGACCTGCCAGTCGTCGCGCTCGACGTGGCCGACGAAGTTCAACAGCTCGCCACCGCGCACCGGGTAGGTGATGGTGTGGCCGTGCGGGCCGATCCAGTTCGTGCCGACCGGGCGGCGCAGGTGCTCGGGCAGGCGCTCCATCGGAATCAGGCCGCGCCAGGCCATGCCGCCGGTGAACTGGGGCTTGTGTTCGCCCACCAGCTGGCGGCGCACGCGCGAATGCAGGCCATCGGCCCCCACCAGCACGTCGGCGCGCACGTGGCGGCCGTCCTTCAACTGCAGCTCGACTTCGTCGCCGATCGTGCGAAAGCCCACGCCCTGCGCGTTCACATGCAGCGCATCGGGCTTGAGGGCGCGCACGGCGTCCACCAGCATCTGGTGCAGGTCGGCGCGGTGCATCATGTAATAGGGCGCGCCGTAGCGAGCGACCGATTCGGCACCCAGGTTCAACAGCGGCACCGTCTTGCCGGTGGACCAGATGCGCACTTCCTTGGACGTGGACTCCACGCCCCACTGCGCGAGTTGTTCGCCCAGGCCCAGCGACTGCAGCACGCGCACGCCATTCGGGCCAAGCTGCACGCCCGCGCCGATTTCCTTGAGCTCCTGCGCCTGCTCGACCACCTCGACATCCATGCCCCGTTGCAGCATGGCCAGGGCCGCCGTCAGGCCGCCAATGCCGCCACCGGAGACGGCCACTTTCAATTTCTTGCTCACACTCACACTCACGCTCAGACTCCTTGGGATGCGTTCAGGCCAGCCGCGCTCTGGCGAAGCAACTCGATGGCTTCGCTCACGGGCATGACGTCGGCGTATTTGCTGTTCATGTCAAACAGGTTGACCGCGTGGGACGTCTGGGAGCGGTCGAACACCGCTTCCTGCGGGACGATCACGCGAAAACCCATGGACGTGGCGTCGACCACCGTGGCGCGCACGCAGCCGCTGGTGGTGGTGCCGGTCACGTAGACCGTGGACACACCGTTGTCCACCAGGTAGCTCACCAGCGGCGTGCCGAAGAACGCGCTGGGGTGGGCCTTGGGCACCAGGATGTCGCCCTCGATCGGTGCGACCTCTTCCACGAAATCGTAGCCCCGCGGCGGGATCGTCATGACTGCGGGCGCCTTGTCGGCCCAGCGGCCGCCGTCGTAGGCCTTCTTCGGCGCCACATGCGGGTACATGACCGGCATGCCGGCGGCGCGGAACGCGGCGATCAGGGACTGGATATGGGGCACCGCGTTCCAGCCGTGCTCGCCGCAGCTGGTGGGGTACTCCTTGATGGCTTCTTCAATGGGCATGGACGTGCTGCTGACCGAGCGGTACTGCACATCAATGATCAGCAAGGCTGCCTTGCCTGGCTTGTTCGACCGGGTGCCCATGCCGATCGTGTTGTAGAGCGCCAGTTCCTCCGCGGGGATGACGCTGTGCCAAGGAGGGGTGGTTGCCCCGGCTTGCACGGTTTTGGGTGGTGTCATGTCGATTTTCTATGTTTCTATTTGAAGGAATATAGTTCTATCAAACAGAATTTACAATAAAAAATCACTGCTTTTGTTGTTTATATAAGACGTATATTGACTTTGAAGTTCTGTTTGCTAGAGTCAAGTTCTGTTCAACGAAATATGACAGAAGCTGACAGGGTCTTTTGACCTTGTGGCTTGTGCGCCTTGCAATGCCTGAATTCCGTTTTGATCCGGTGGAGTTGCCCCCCACGGCGCCTGCCCTGAGAGAGCGCGTTCGCCAGTTCCTGGCCCTTGAGCGCTCGCGCCACACCTTCGATCCGATCCGCAACAGCTGGACCTCGTTCAATGCCGAGTTCAGCCGCCGCTGCGGCGAAGAAGGGTTGATCGGCCTGGTGTTCCCCCGCGAATACGGTGGCCAGGGCATGTCCAACCTGGAGCGCTACGTGGTGATGGAGGAGTTGATCGCTGGTGGGGCGCCGGTGGGCGCTCACTGGATCGCCGACCGCCAGAGCGGCATGCAAATCCTGCGCCACGGCACGGAACACGCGCGCCGCCTGATCATTCCGCGCATCGTTACCGGCCAGTGCTACTTCGCCATCGGCATGAGCGAGCCGGACTCCGGCTCCGACCTGGCCGCGGTGCGCACCCGCGCCGTGCGGGTGGACGGCGGCTGGCGCATCACCGGCACCAAGGTCTGGACCAGCAACGCGCACCGCGCGCATTACCTGATCGCCCTGGTGCGCACCGCGCCCAAGACCGAGGCGCGCCACGAAGGCATGACGCAGTTCATCGTCGACATGTCACAACCCGGCGTGACCACGCGCCCGATCTACAACCTCTACGGCGGTCACGATTTCAACGAAGTGGTGTTCGACGACCACTTCGTACCCGACGAGATGGTGCTCGGTCAGCCTGGCGAGGGCTGGCAACTGGTTACCGGCGAACTGGCTTACGAGCGTTCCGCGCCCGACCGCTTCATGAGCGTGTACGCGGTGCTGCTCGAAACCATGCGCAAGCTCGGCCCCCAGCCCGACGCGCACGCGGCCAGCGAAATGGGCCGCTTCGTGGCACACCTGGCGGCCCTGCGCTTCATGTCGAACTCCATCGCCGGCAAGTTGCAACGCGGCGAACAACCGATCGTCGAGGCCGCGCTGGTCAAGGACATCGGCACCACCTTTGAGCGCGAGATTCCGGAAGTGGCGCGCAAGCTCATCCCCTCGGAATCCACGATGGGCAAGGGCAACAGCTTTGACGACATGTTGGGCGGCGCTGTTCTGCGCGCACCGGCCGCGACGATCCGCGGTGGCACACGAGAAATCTTGCGCGGAATGATCGCCCGCGGACTGGGTCTGCGATGAACGAGTTGTGTGAAGAGCTGGGCAAGAGTCTGGCGCGCCTGAGCGAAGAAACCTGCACCAGCGACGTGCTGGAGGCGGCCGAGCAGGGCGTGTGGCCCGCTGCCGTCTGGCGTGGCCTGGAAGAGATTGGCCTGGTGCTGGCCGCCCTGCCGGAAGACGCCGGCGGCGTGGGTCTGGATCTGTCGGATTTGATGTACATCGTGGACCGCAGCGCGTACCACACGCTGCCCGTGCCGCTGGTGGAAACCTACCTCGCCGGCCGCCTGCTGGTGAGTGCCGGTATCGACGTGCCCGAAGGCGCGTTGACGGTGGCGCCGGTGCGGGGCGAACGCTTCGCGATCGCCGGTGGCGAGGGAGCCTGGTCGATCGAAGGCACCGCGCACCGCGTGCCTTGGGGCAACGTGTGCGGCCACGCGGTGGTGGTGGCCGAGCAGGCCGGTGAAGACGTGGTGGCCCTGGTCCGCCTGGCGCCCGAGATGGTGGGCGAGCAAACGCGCAACCTGTCGGGCGAGCCTCGGGTCGACTTGTCGTTCAACGGCGCCTCGGTGGTCGCGGCCCGCGCGGTCCCCGGTGCGCGCCAACAGCTCGAATTCGACGGCGCCTTGATGCGCGCGGTGCAGATGACCGGCGCCATGGAACGCGCCCTGGAGCTGTCGCTGCTGTACGCCAACGAGCGTGTGCAGTTCGGCCGCCCGATCGGCAAGTTCCAGGCGGTGCAGCAGATGCTGGCCGTGATGGCCGGCCACGTGGCGGCGTCCAAGGCCGCGGTGGATTTCGCCGTGCACGGTTGCGCCAACGGCCTGAGCCTTTTCCCGGTGGCGATCGCCAAAGCCCGTGCCGGCGAGGCGGCCGGCCTGAGCGCCGAGATCGCACACCAGGTGCACGGCGCGATGGGCATCACCCGCGAACACCGCCTGCATTTCTCGACGCGCCGCCTGTGGGCCTGGCGCGACGAGTTCGGCGCCGAAGTGCTGTGGCAACGCCGTCTGGGCGAGCTGGTCGCGCAGCAAGGCCCCGATGCGCTGTGGCCCACGCTGACCGCGTTCAGCGAATAACGTTTTTTCAACCCCCCTCCAACACTTTGAGGAAACTTCCATGAGAAATTGGTTCGCGCTTGCCGTCTCGTCGGCGATGTTGCTGGTGGCTCCGTTCGCCAGTGCACAGGCCGATGAATACCCGGGCTCCAAACCGGTTCGCATCATCGTGCCGTCGGCGCCCGGGAGCGGTGGCGACAGCGCCGCACGCTTCTTCGGTGAGCAACTGGGCAAACAGCTCGGCGGCAGCTTTGTGATCGACAACCGCACGGGAGCGGGTGGCGTGATTGCCGCCAACGCGGTCAAGTCTGCGCCGGCCGACGGCTACACGATCTTCATCGGCAGCAACACGCCGCTGGTGGTGACGCCGCTGGTGATGAAGAACCTGCGCTACGACCCGATCGCGGATTTCACCCCACTGTCGGGCACCACGCGCGGCGTCACCATGATCTCGGTGCAACCGGGCTCGCCGATCAAGAGCCTGCAGGAACTCGTGGCCAAGGCCAAGGCCGCCAAAGAACCGCTCAACGCCGGGGCCTTCACCGCTGGATACCAGCTCGCTCTGGAGTGGTTCTCCAACATGGCCGGCATCAAAGTGAACGTGATTCCCTACAAGGACTCGGCCATGATGTATGCCGACGTGGCCGGTGGCCGAATCGACTTCGTCATCTCCGATGTGGTCGGCGGCTCAGCGGCCATCCGTGGAAATCTGATCCGCCCGCTGGCCATGACGGCCGAGAAGCGCCACCCCGACTTCCCGCAAGTGCCGACCGCCCGCGAAGCGGGCTACCCCGAGTTCGTGAACTACGTGTGGTCGTCCTTCGTGGTCCGTGCCGACACCCCGGCGCCGATCCGCAAGAAGCTGGCCGATGCGCTGGCCCGCATCATGGACACCGACCTGGCCCGCGAGTATGCGAAGAACAACAACACCGAGTTGTTGGACCTGGGTGCTGAAGAGATGCGAAAGTTCCAGCTGGAAGAGTTCGAGCGCTTCAAGAAGGTGGCCAACGCCGCCGGCATCACGCCGCAATAAGGCCCCGGCCTTTTCCTCCCCGGACGAACCCCGCCGCATGACCGCCACCTTCCCCGGCGCGCGCGCACCCGAGCGCGAGCGCGTCGTCGATGCCCACGGCGTGCGGCTGCACGTGTGCGAATGGGGCGCGTCCGACGCGCCCCCCGTCTTGCTGGCGCACGGCATCGGTGACTTCGCGCGCGGCTTCGACCTGCTCGGCCCGGCGCTCGCCGAGGGCGGTTGGCGCGCGGTGGCCTGGGACCAGCGCGGCCATGGCGATTCCGACCCCACCGACCTCTACAGCTGGCAGGCCGACGTGCGCGACCTGATGGCCGTGGCCGCCAGCTGCAGCAGCGCACCGATGCCCGCCATCGGACACAGCAAAGGCGGCTCGCTGCTCGGCTGGGCCGTGCAGGCCCTGCCCTGGCGTTTTTCCCAACTGGTTCTGCTGGACGGCCTGTCGTTCAATTCGCCCGGTCTGGCCGCACAAGACCTGTGGAACGGCCTGCTCACGGAGCAGGGCCTGCAGAAATGGATCGCCCGCCACACCGACGGCCAGGCCCGTTGCATGCCCACGCGCGCGGCGCTCGTGGCGCAGCGCGCCAAGGCCAATCCCAGGTTGCCCCAGGCCTGGATCGAATACCTGGTCGACCAGGGCGCGTGCGACACCGCTGAAGGCTGGCGCTGGAAGCACGACCCACGCGCCGTCGCGCCCCTGATCGGCCCGCACCCCTCGCAATGGATGTTGCCGCGCCTCTGCGGCATGTCGCCGCCGCTGCTGGCCATCGTCGGCGGCGTGCGCGAAAGCATCAGCTGGAAAGTGGCGCTGAGCGAGATCGAGCCGCATCTGCCACCGGGCGCGCAGGTCGACGATTGGACCGACATCGGTCATTTCGTGCACATCGAAGCACCGCCAGCCACGGCACAGCGCGTGCTGAATTTTTTGAAGAAACCATGACGCAGTGCTTGCCATTGGGCCGCCTGCGCCTGGCCCTGCACACCTTGCGCGCGCCAGCGCCCGGGCACACGAGCGGGCCACTGCTGCTCTTGCACGGCCTGGGCGAGTGCTCGCCATCGCAAGTGCCCGAGGACTACCACCGCTGGCCGGGGCCGGTGCACGCCCTGGACTTCGCCGGCCATGGCCAGTCGTCCACGCCGGTGGGCGGCGGCTACACCTGCGAGGCCCTGATGGTGCAGGTGGTCACTGCCCTCGACGCCGTGGGCCCGTGCACGCTGGTCGGCCGAGGCCTGGGCGCGTATGTCGCCTTGCTGGCCACCGCCGCGCGCGCCACACAGGTGCGCGGCACCGTGCTGCGCGATGGCCCGGGGCTGGCCGGCGGGGGCGATGGCACCCAAAGCCCGTACCTCCCTGCGGTGGCCGCGTCCGCGCTGGACACCCCGGACCCGCACGCGCTCGCCGATCTGCTCACCGATGTGCGACACCCTGCGGCCGCCGCGCGCTGGGCACAGCTGGTGCGCAACGCCTCTCCGTGGCAAACGCCTGTGCACTTCTGCCTGCGGGAGCGCCCGGCGTGGGCGCTGGTCGCGGCCGGCGCGCTGGCGCAAGCCTTCACCCCGGTGTCGCTGGCACTGGCCGACTGCGCCTTGCTGCACACCGAACCTTGCACACCATGAGTTCCATGCCCGCATCCCCACCACCTCACACCCCGCCGCCGACCGACACCGCCGCGCGGCAGGCGGCCGTGCAGTCGATCCTGGCCATGGCGCGGCCCGTCGCTGCCCTGTTGCCGGTCGACAGCGGCCCCGACGCCTTCGCACGCGAACTCCTGCGCCAGTCCAAGCCATGAGCCTTGCACACAGCTCGCTCGAAGACACCTGCGCCGCGTTGGCCGCGGGCAGCATCCGCTCGGTGGATCTGCTCGACGCCTTGCTGGACCAAGCGCGCCGCGTCGACCCCGTCATCCACGCCATTGCCGAGTGGGACGAAGACCGCGCGCGCGCCCAGGCCGGGCAGCGCGACCAGGAACGCCAGCGTGGCGTAGTGCGTGGCGCCTTGCACGGCGTGCCGCTGGCGCACAAGGACCTGCTCTTCCGCCCGCACCGCGCGCCCTGGTGTGGCTCGCAGGTGCCCGTGCCGCCGCAGACGCAACAGGCCGGCGTGCTCTCGCGCCTGGAGGTGGCGGGCGCGGTCGATCTGGGCAGCGTGCAACTCTCCGAATTTGCCTACAACCCCACCGGCCACAACTGGGCGCGCGGCCACGTGCGCAACCCCTGGAACCCCGACTTCGTCACCGGTGGTTCCTCCAGCGGCTCGGCCGCGTCGGTCGCCGCCCGCATCAACTTTGCGTCCATCGGTTCCGACACGGCGGCCTCGATCCGCGTGCCCGCTGCGTGCTGCGGCGTCACCGGCCTCAAACCCACCCACGGCCTGGTGGACGCGAGTGGCTGCGTGCCCCTGTCGTACTCGCTCGACACGCTAGGCCCGATCGCCCGCAGCGCGCGCGACTGCGCGCTGGTGCTCGACGCCATCGCAGGCACGCGCACCCTGGCCACCGCCCACGAGCTGCCCGCGGGCCTGCGGGTCGGCGTGGCCTCCCGCTACTTCGTCGACGACATCCACGCCGACGTGGCGCGCGGCCTCGAAGACGCGCTGACTGCCTTGCGCGGGCTCGGCGCGCAGATCACCCCGGTTACCCCCACGGGCCTGCCGCAGGCGAACGCCAACGCGAGCGTGATCATCATGTCCGAGGCGACGTCCGCGCACCGGCCCTGGATGGCGCCGCACGCCGCGCGTTATTCGCCCACCGTGCTCGAACGCCTGGAGCAGGGCGCCCAGTTCAGCGCGGCCGACTATGTGGGCGCACAACGCTACCGCGCGCCCGCGCTGGCCGATTTCTGCGACGCGGTGTTCGCCAACGCCGACGTGCTCGTGGCCCCGGTGATCGCGATCCCCGTGCCGCGCCTGGACGACGTGTCGGCCGAGAACGACCCGGCGATGAACCGCATCGCGCGCGACATGACGCGCCTCACGCGTCCCATCAACTACCTCGGCCTGCCCGCGCTGTCCTTGCCCGTGGGCCGCGACAGCCGCGGCATGCCACTGGCCGTTCAACTGATCGGCCGGCCCCACAGCGAGGCCTTGTTGATCCAGGTCGGTGCCGCTTTGCAGCGCAGCACCGACTGGCATCGCTTGCGCCCTTCCATCACCCCCCATCGCGCCACGTCTGGTGCAGGAGACCTCCCCCGATGACCCTCGTCCGATACGAACAGATCCGGCACATTGCGGTGCTGAGTTTGAACAACCCGCCCGTCAACGCACTGGCCTACGAACTGCGCCGCGACCTCGCCGCTGCGCTCGACCGCGCGCTCACCGACGCGTGCGTTCAAGGCATCGTGCTCGCGGGCACGGACAAGGCTTTCTGTGCCGGCGCCGACATTCCCGAACTCGGCACGCCCAAGGCCGCGCAAGACCCGAACATCTTCACGCTGATCCGCGAGATCGAAAACAGCCGCAAACCGGTGGTGGCCGCCATCGCCGGCATCTGCATGGGCGGTGGTCTGGAGATCGCGCTGGCGTGCCATTACCGCGTGGCGCTGAGCGATGCGCAGATCGCCTTCCCCGAGATCAAGCTCGGCCTCATGCCTGGTGCTGGCGGCACGCAACGCTTGCCGCGTCTGACCGGTCTGCAATGGGCACTGAACCTCATGCTCACCGGCGAGGCCGTGCGCGCCGAACGCCTGATGGACACCGCGCTGTTCGACCGTGTGGTCGCCAGCAACCTGGTCGAACAGGCCTGCGCCGTCGCCATGGAGGTGGTGGACGCCGGCGTGCCACCGCGCCGCACCTGCGACCTGAAGGTGGACGAGCCCTACGCGCAGAGCTTCCTGCAAGTGGCGCGCAACACCGTGCGCCCCAAGCTCAAGGGCGGCGACACCGCCGCGCTGCGTGTGATCGACGCAGTGGCCGCGTCGGTGGACAAACCGTTTGAAGACGGCCTGCGCCTGGAGCGCGAGGCGTTCGCCACGCTGGAGCAGGCACCATACTCGCGCGCCATGCGTCACATCTTCCGCGCCGAGCGCCTGGCGTCCAAGGTGGACGGCGTGCCGAGCCACACGCCCGTGCGCGACATCCGCCGCGTGGCCATCATCGGTGCGGGCACCATGGGCGGCGGCATCGCCATGGCCTTCCTCAACGTCGGCATCCCGGTGATCCTGCTCGACCGATCCGACGCCGACGTGGAACGCGGCCTGGCCAACGTGCGCCGCAACTACGAGGCCACGGTGCAGCGCGGGCGCCTCACCGCCGAAGCGATGGAGCAGCGCATGGCCCAGCTCACCGGGGTCACCGAGTACAGCGCCATCGCCGATGCCGACCTCGTGATCGAAGCCGTGTTTGAAAACATGGACGTCAAGGAAGACGTCTTCAAGAAGCTCGACGCGGTCATGAAGCCCGGCGCGATCCTTGCGTCCAACACCTCGCGCCTGGACGTCGACCGCATCGCCGCCTTCACACAGCGCCCGGCCGATGTGCTGGGCATGCACTTCTTCAGCCCGGCCAACGTGATGAAGCTGCTCGAAGTGGTGCGTGGCGCGCAGACCGCGCCCGACGTGCTCAACACCGTGATGCAGCTCGCGCGGCGCATCGGCAAGGTGGCCATCGTCTCCGGCGTTTGCGACGGGTTCATCGGAAACCGCATGATCACCTTCTACCTGGAGCAGAGCATGGTGCTGCTCGAAGAAGGCGCCTCACCCCAGCAGATCGACCGCGCCCTGGAGAAGTGGGGCATGGCCATGGGCCCGTTCCGCATGAGCGACCTCGCCGGTCTGGACATCGGCTACACCATTCGCCAGCGCCAGTACGCCGAAGACGCCCACGCGCGCCGCAGCCCGCTGGCCGACAAGGTGTTCGAAGCCGGTCGACTGGGCCAGAAGAACGGCAAGGGTTGGTACA
The sequence above is a segment of the Hydrogenophaga sp. BPS33 genome. Coding sequences within it:
- a CDS encoding (2Fe-2S)-binding protein, translated to MTDSVHIQMRVNGQAVDAQVEARLTLADFLRDHLNLTGTHLGCEHGVCGACTILVNQEPMRACLMFAVQAEGCEVTTVEGLSKPEGLTDLQANFRKHHALQCGFCTSGMVTTAHAFLERTPCPTREEACEAISGNICRCTGYIPIVDAIVATAQARQAGKNGGAA
- a CDS encoding FAD binding domain-containing protein; this encodes MKPPRFQYEAPSTLDEALRRLAELGDSAKVIAGGQSLMPAMNMRLAAPEVLVDLRRLESLRGIRELPNGAIQAGALTPHAAFERSELLQRRMPLIPAVMRFVAHPQIRNRGTIGGSLAHADPAAEWQAVCIALEAIIVVAGAQGERRIKAEDFTQDVYTTDLQPGELVVAVEFPAWPSERRWGFEEVSRRMGDFAMTGAICTLELDAGGRCTRARCVVFAATARPMVVEAAPGLLVGRVVTDNAIDAVAEAARDAVDPMSDHHASAEYRKELVHTLMGRVLRQALSS
- a CDS encoding FAD-dependent monooxygenase; protein product: MSKKLKVAVSGGGIGGLTAALAMLQRGMDVEVVEQAQELKEIGAGVQLGPNGVRVLQSLGLGEQLAQWGVESTSKEVRIWSTGKTVPLLNLGAESVARYGAPYYMMHRADLHQMLVDAVRALKPDALHVNAQGVGFRTIGDEVELQLKDGRHVRADVLVGADGLHSRVRRQLVGEHKPQFTGGMAWRGLIPMERLPEHLRRPVGTNWIGPHGHTITYPVRGGELLNFVGHVERDDWQVESWTEAGTLEECRADYVGWHPDVQLMVENIEHHFKWALFLHPTMKQWSYGRVTLLGDACHSTLPYLAQGANMAIEDGLVLARALEAGAANPVAALQRYDNARIERTTRIVDQSSANLTRFHNAQLADPVQADNYTSVEWDPARIRERYEWLFTYDAVNVPI
- a CDS encoding isochorismatase family protein, which produces MTPPKTVQAGATTPPWHSVIPAEELALYNTIGMGTRSNKPGKAALLIIDVQYRSVSSTSMPIEEAIKEYPTSCGEHGWNAVPHIQSLIAAFRAAGMPVMYPHVAPKKAYDGGRWADKAPAVMTIPPRGYDFVEEVAPIEGDILVPKAHPSAFFGTPLVSYLVDNGVSTVYVTGTTTSGCVRATVVDATSMGFRVIVPQEAVFDRSQTSHAVNLFDMNSKYADVMPVSEAIELLRQSAAGLNASQGV
- a CDS encoding acyl-CoA dehydrogenase family protein, with protein sequence MPEFRFDPVELPPTAPALRERVRQFLALERSRHTFDPIRNSWTSFNAEFSRRCGEEGLIGLVFPREYGGQGMSNLERYVVMEELIAGGAPVGAHWIADRQSGMQILRHGTEHARRLIIPRIVTGQCYFAIGMSEPDSGSDLAAVRTRAVRVDGGWRITGTKVWTSNAHRAHYLIALVRTAPKTEARHEGMTQFIVDMSQPGVTTRPIYNLYGGHDFNEVVFDDHFVPDEMVLGQPGEGWQLVTGELAYERSAPDRFMSVYAVLLETMRKLGPQPDAHAASEMGRFVAHLAALRFMSNSIAGKLQRGEQPIVEAALVKDIGTTFEREIPEVARKLIPSESTMGKGNSFDDMLGGAVLRAPAATIRGGTREILRGMIARGLGLR
- a CDS encoding acyl-CoA dehydrogenase family protein, translated to MNELCEELGKSLARLSEETCTSDVLEAAEQGVWPAAVWRGLEEIGLVLAALPEDAGGVGLDLSDLMYIVDRSAYHTLPVPLVETYLAGRLLVSAGIDVPEGALTVAPVRGERFAIAGGEGAWSIEGTAHRVPWGNVCGHAVVVAEQAGEDVVALVRLAPEMVGEQTRNLSGEPRVDLSFNGASVVAARAVPGARQQLEFDGALMRAVQMTGAMERALELSLLYANERVQFGRPIGKFQAVQQMLAVMAGHVAASKAAVDFAVHGCANGLSLFPVAIAKARAGEAAGLSAEIAHQVHGAMGITREHRLHFSTRRLWAWRDEFGAEVLWQRRLGELVAQQGPDALWPTLTAFSE
- a CDS encoding Bug family tripartite tricarboxylate transporter substrate binding protein, with protein sequence MRNWFALAVSSAMLLVAPFASAQADEYPGSKPVRIIVPSAPGSGGDSAARFFGEQLGKQLGGSFVIDNRTGAGGVIAANAVKSAPADGYTIFIGSNTPLVVTPLVMKNLRYDPIADFTPLSGTTRGVTMISVQPGSPIKSLQELVAKAKAAKEPLNAGAFTAGYQLALEWFSNMAGIKVNVIPYKDSAMMYADVAGGRIDFVISDVVGGSAAIRGNLIRPLAMTAEKRHPDFPQVPTAREAGYPEFVNYVWSSFVVRADTPAPIRKKLADALARIMDTDLAREYAKNNNTELLDLGAEEMRKFQLEEFERFKKVANAAGITPQ
- a CDS encoding alpha/beta fold hydrolase: MTATFPGARAPERERVVDAHGVRLHVCEWGASDAPPVLLAHGIGDFARGFDLLGPALAEGGWRAVAWDQRGHGDSDPTDLYSWQADVRDLMAVAASCSSAPMPAIGHSKGGSLLGWAVQALPWRFSQLVLLDGLSFNSPGLAAQDLWNGLLTEQGLQKWIARHTDGQARCMPTRAALVAQRAKANPRLPQAWIEYLVDQGACDTAEGWRWKHDPRAVAPLIGPHPSQWMLPRLCGMSPPLLAIVGGVRESISWKVALSEIEPHLPPGAQVDDWTDIGHFVHIEAPPATAQRVLNFLKKP
- a CDS encoding alpha/beta fold hydrolase, with the translated sequence MTQCLPLGRLRLALHTLRAPAPGHTSGPLLLLHGLGECSPSQVPEDYHRWPGPVHALDFAGHGQSSTPVGGGYTCEALMVQVVTALDAVGPCTLVGRGLGAYVALLATAARATQVRGTVLRDGPGLAGGGDGTQSPYLPAVAASALDTPDPHALADLLTDVRHPAAAARWAQLVRNASPWQTPVHFCLRERPAWALVAAGALAQAFTPVSLALADCALLHTEPCTP
- a CDS encoding amidase, which codes for MSLAHSSLEDTCAALAAGSIRSVDLLDALLDQARRVDPVIHAIAEWDEDRARAQAGQRDQERQRGVVRGALHGVPLAHKDLLFRPHRAPWCGSQVPVPPQTQQAGVLSRLEVAGAVDLGSVQLSEFAYNPTGHNWARGHVRNPWNPDFVTGGSSSGSAASVAARINFASIGSDTAASIRVPAACCGVTGLKPTHGLVDASGCVPLSYSLDTLGPIARSARDCALVLDAIAGTRTLATAHELPAGLRVGVASRYFVDDIHADVARGLEDALTALRGLGAQITPVTPTGLPQANANASVIIMSEATSAHRPWMAPHAARYSPTVLERLEQGAQFSAADYVGAQRYRAPALADFCDAVFANADVLVAPVIAIPVPRLDDVSAENDPAMNRIARDMTRLTRPINYLGLPALSLPVGRDSRGMPLAVQLIGRPHSEALLIQVGAALQRSTDWHRLRPSITPHRATSGAGDLPR